A genomic stretch from Thermodesulfobacteriota bacterium includes:
- a CDS encoding DUF1318 domain-containing protein, translating into MQILRLSHLRFLLLAASFYAASCATITVNVYFPAEEVREAYSSLEEEFLEQPSAQPTPPPAARPTPGPQSRGKYPDKPVLSERKVIVLKKEVSLDFGEYAWAQGNIAQQITEKIRSMPDVIDAYKRRSRRLATIKQMLSQGLVAEGSQGLLVQKGSLSPEQTQAFNAENSDRQIIIRGMAKAIVEINNIEPTPENIEKVLPEAARQFASVRRSER; encoded by the coding sequence ATGCAAATACTCAGGCTTTCACACCTTAGATTCCTTCTGCTGGCGGCCTCCTTTTACGCCGCCTCGTGCGCGACCATAACCGTAAACGTCTACTTCCCCGCCGAAGAGGTGAGGGAGGCGTATTCGAGTCTCGAAGAGGAGTTCCTCGAGCAGCCGTCCGCGCAGCCTACGCCGCCTCCCGCGGCCAGGCCGACGCCCGGTCCGCAGAGCAGGGGTAAGTATCCCGACAAGCCCGTCCTCTCCGAGCGTAAGGTCATAGTGCTCAAGAAAGAGGTGTCGCTCGATTTCGGCGAGTACGCCTGGGCGCAGGGTAATATAGCCCAGCAGATAACCGAGAAGATAAGAAGCATGCCGGACGTGATCGACGCCTACAAGAGGCGCTCCCGGAGGCTCGCCACGATAAAACAGATGCTGTCCCAGGGGCTCGTCGCCGAAGGCAGCCAGGGGCTTCTGGTTCAGAAAGGCTCGCTCAGCCCCGAGCAGACGCAGGCCTTTAACGCCGAGAACTCCGACAGGCAGATCATAATACGGGGCATGGCGAAAGCCATAGTCGAGATCAATAACATCGAGCCCACGCCCGAGAACATAGAGAAGGTTCTTCCCGAAGCCGCAAGGCAGTTCGCGAGCGTAAGGCGAAGCGAAAGGTAG